A window of the Streptomyces sp. Ag109_O5-10 genome harbors these coding sequences:
- a CDS encoding Ku protein, whose protein sequence is MRSIWNGAISFGLVSIPIKLVNATENHSISFRQVHTEDNGRIRYRKFCELEDREVTQSEIGKGYEDADGTIVPITDDDLSHLPIPTARTIEIVAFVPADRIDPLQMDAAYYLAASGAPAAKPYTLLREALKRSNKVAIAKYALRGRERLGMLRVVGDAIAMHGLLWPDEVRAPEGVAPDVDVTVRDKELDLADALMDTLGEVDLEDLHDEYREALEEVIAAKAAGETPPEAPEPAKGGKVLDLMAALEKSVRAAKESRGEGAEEAQVTPLPSKKSASGTRRTTAKRPTADKTATAKKSATAKKTTAAGKTTAAGKTSAARTAKKATATKSGAASSSAKKTPAKKTTAKKAAASRKRSA, encoded by the coding sequence GTGCGATCCATCTGGAACGGCGCGATCTCCTTCGGGCTCGTCAGCATCCCGATCAAGCTGGTGAACGCCACGGAGAACCACTCGATCTCCTTCCGCCAGGTCCACACCGAGGACAACGGCCGCATCCGGTACCGCAAGTTCTGCGAGCTGGAGGACCGCGAGGTCACCCAGTCGGAGATCGGCAAGGGGTACGAGGACGCCGACGGCACGATCGTCCCGATCACCGACGACGACCTGTCCCACCTGCCGATCCCCACCGCCCGCACGATCGAGATCGTCGCGTTCGTCCCGGCCGACCGGATCGACCCGCTCCAGATGGACGCCGCGTACTACCTGGCGGCCTCCGGGGCCCCGGCCGCGAAGCCGTACACCCTCCTGCGCGAAGCCCTCAAGCGCAGCAACAAGGTGGCCATCGCGAAGTACGCCCTGCGCGGCCGCGAACGCCTCGGCATGCTCCGGGTGGTCGGCGACGCCATCGCCATGCACGGCCTGCTCTGGCCGGACGAGGTCCGCGCGCCCGAGGGGGTCGCCCCCGACGTCGACGTCACCGTCCGCGACAAGGAACTCGACCTCGCGGACGCCCTGATGGACACCCTCGGCGAGGTCGACCTGGAGGACCTGCACGACGAGTACCGGGAGGCGCTGGAGGAGGTCATCGCCGCGAAGGCGGCCGGCGAGACCCCACCGGAGGCGCCCGAGCCGGCGAAGGGCGGCAAGGTCCTCGACCTGATGGCGGCCCTGGAGAAGAGCGTGCGGGCGGCGAAGGAGTCGCGGGGCGAGGGGGCCGAGGAGGCTCAGGTCACGCCGCTGCCGAGCAAGAAGTCCGCGTCCGGGACGAGAAGGACGACGGCGAAACGACCGACGGCGGACAAGACGGCGACCGCGAAGAAGTCGGCGACCGCGAAGAAGACGACGGCGGCAGGCAAGACGACGGCGGCAGGCAAGACGTCGGCGGCCAGGACGGCGAAGAAGGCGACGGCCACGAAGTCCGGCGCCGCCTCGTCCTCGGCCAAGAAGACGCCGGCGAAGAAGACGACTGCCAAGAAGGCGGCCGCGTCCCGCAAGCGCTCCGCGTGA
- the ligD gene encoding non-homologous end-joining DNA ligase: protein MTPITEVDGRRVALSNLEKVLYPATGFTKGELLHYYATVSGVLLPHLRDRPVSFLRYPDGPDGQVFFSKNVPPGTPEWVTTAEVRRSEGATRMVLVQDLASLMWAANLVTEFHTHQWLVGTPDEADRIVLDLDPGAPATVVECCEVALWLRERLAADGIEAYAKTAGSKGLHLLAPVRGASSERVSEYAKALAVEAERALPGLVVHRMTRSLRPGKVFVDWSQNAGRKTTATPYTVRARREPTVSAPVTWEEVAGCRAPGQLVFRAGDIAPRVQDHGDLLAPLLDAGHAATLP, encoded by the coding sequence ATGACGCCGATCACAGAGGTGGACGGACGAAGGGTCGCGCTCAGCAATCTGGAGAAGGTGCTGTATCCGGCGACCGGGTTCACCAAGGGCGAGCTGCTGCACTACTACGCGACGGTGTCCGGGGTCCTGCTGCCGCACCTGCGGGACCGGCCGGTCTCGTTCCTCCGGTACCCGGACGGTCCCGACGGCCAGGTCTTCTTCTCCAAGAACGTGCCGCCGGGTACGCCCGAGTGGGTCACGACCGCCGAGGTGCGCCGGTCGGAGGGGGCGACCCGGATGGTGCTGGTGCAGGACCTCGCGAGCCTGATGTGGGCGGCGAACCTGGTCACCGAGTTCCACACGCACCAGTGGCTGGTGGGAACGCCGGACGAGGCCGACCGGATCGTCCTCGACCTGGATCCCGGCGCGCCCGCCACGGTGGTGGAGTGCTGCGAGGTCGCGCTGTGGCTGCGGGAGCGGCTGGCGGCGGACGGGATCGAGGCGTACGCCAAGACGGCCGGGTCGAAGGGGCTGCATCTGCTGGCGCCGGTGCGGGGGGCGTCCAGCGAGCGGGTCAGCGAGTACGCGAAGGCGCTGGCGGTGGAGGCCGAGCGGGCGCTGCCAGGGCTGGTGGTGCACCGGATGACGCGGAGTCTGCGGCCCGGGAAGGTGTTCGTGGACTGGAGCCAGAACGCGGGACGGAAGACGACGGCCACGCCGTACACGGTGCGGGCGCGGCGGGAGCCGACGGTGTCGGCGCCGGTCACGTGGGAGGAGGTCGCCGGATGCCGGGCGCCGGGACAGCTGGTGTTCCGGGCGGGGGACATCGCGCCGCGCGTCCAGGACCACGGGGACCTGCTGGCCCCGCTGCTGGACGCGGGACACGCGGCGACGCTGCCCTGA
- a CDS encoding LysR family transcriptional regulator, whose product MELRQLEHFVAVAEEANFTRAAARLHVVQSAVSTTIKNLERELGTPLLERTTKRVLLTDAGAALLPRAHAALDAAREAADAVAEVRGGLRGTLRLGTMTTVGLIDFPALLGEFHRRHPGVLLQTSAAASGSQGLIDALLERRLDLAFVSLPGPHPTGIMLTDLVTSVLDLVVPADHPLAKRHTVPITELAGLDFVDFPVSYGIRTVADQAFAAASVTRRVALEITDVPTGVAYVRNGLGVALLPRPALAEAEDVATLTIHDADLDWPFSLAVPFERTPGRAARALIAITHEFLIWRG is encoded by the coding sequence GTGGAACTGCGCCAGCTCGAGCACTTCGTCGCCGTCGCCGAGGAAGCGAACTTCACCCGTGCCGCCGCACGGCTGCACGTCGTCCAGTCCGCGGTCTCCACCACGATCAAGAACCTCGAGAGAGAACTCGGCACGCCGCTGCTGGAACGCACCACCAAACGCGTGCTGCTCACCGACGCCGGTGCCGCCCTGCTCCCGCGCGCCCATGCCGCCCTCGACGCCGCCCGGGAAGCCGCGGACGCGGTGGCCGAGGTCCGCGGAGGACTGCGCGGCACCCTGCGGTTGGGCACGATGACCACGGTGGGGCTCATCGACTTTCCCGCGCTCCTCGGTGAATTCCACCGGCGTCATCCCGGTGTGCTCCTGCAGACCAGCGCCGCCGCCTCCGGCTCCCAGGGCCTGATCGACGCCCTCCTCGAACGGCGGCTCGACCTCGCCTTCGTCTCGCTGCCCGGACCGCACCCGACGGGGATCATGCTGACCGACCTCGTCACCTCGGTGCTCGACCTCGTCGTTCCGGCCGACCATCCGCTCGCGAAGCGCCACACCGTGCCGATCACCGAACTGGCCGGCCTGGACTTCGTCGACTTCCCCGTGAGCTACGGCATCCGGACCGTTGCCGATCAGGCCTTCGCTGCCGCCTCCGTGACCCGTCGCGTCGCCCTCGAGATCACCGACGTCCCCACCGGCGTGGCCTACGTCCGCAACGGCCTGGGCGTGGCGCTATTGCCACGGCCTGCCCTTGCCGAGGCGGAGGACGTCGCCACGCTGACCATCCACGACGCCGACCTGGACTGGCCGTTCTCCCTGGCCGTTCCTTTCGAGCGCACACCCGGTCGTGCGGCACGTGCCCTGATCGCGATAACTCACGAGTTCCTCATCTGGCGAGGATGA
- a CDS encoding protein phosphatase, with amino-acid sequence MGGHEFRARSGRLEAAVVRDEFDLVQSLLRMPGHGPAEGVEHHVWPIPDGPLDGTQLAGVMRLARAASEALDAGRSVLVRCYSGYNRSGLVVAQALVHQGRTAEEAIRLVRARRSPWALHNELFVAYLRAGLSTARLLEDLAE; translated from the coding sequence ATGGGCGGTCACGAGTTCCGGGCGCGTTCGGGGCGGCTGGAGGCTGCCGTGGTGCGGGACGAGTTCGATCTGGTGCAGAGCCTGCTGCGGATGCCCGGGCACGGTCCGGCCGAGGGGGTCGAGCACCATGTGTGGCCGATACCGGACGGCCCGCTGGACGGCACCCAGCTCGCCGGGGTGATGCGGCTCGCACGGGCGGCCAGCGAGGCCCTGGACGCGGGGCGGTCGGTGCTGGTGCGCTGCTACAGCGGGTACAACCGGTCGGGGCTGGTGGTCGCGCAGGCGCTGGTGCACCAGGGGCGTACGGCCGAGGAGGCGATCCGGCTGGTCCGGGCCCGGCGCTCGCCCTGGGCCCTGCACAACGAGCTGTTCGTGGCCTACCTGCGGGCCGGCCTGTCCACCGCCCGCCTCCTGGAGGACCTCGCCGAGTAG
- a CDS encoding nuclease-related domain-containing protein: MTGLRVVPAWRHGQERLYVCLTDGRNIAWYDREAGRVNLLSEERRDDVLETLRPFLTGPVTIGPPPVPTPAELARLTLHPDDDLAPNRPGEALLIALDRDPGPAHRLRPDPRRRALTAEQTVGDALDRLDGAGWHALHSLPLPGGDRLHHLLIGPGGLFCVHSLYARKQKVLIADPMITLGRRDPQPLLRRLRADADRASYALTAEVRPVLALTEPADVRLTAPPREVHILRDRDLDTLSRLGGVLKPADVEALHAMARDRNTWGRV, from the coding sequence ATGACCGGACTGCGCGTCGTGCCGGCCTGGCGGCACGGCCAGGAGCGACTGTACGTATGCCTCACGGACGGAAGGAACATCGCCTGGTACGACCGGGAGGCCGGCCGGGTCAACCTGCTCAGCGAGGAGCGGCGGGACGACGTGCTGGAGACCCTGAGGCCGTTCCTGACCGGCCCGGTCACCATCGGCCCGCCGCCCGTGCCCACCCCCGCGGAGCTGGCCCGGCTGACCCTGCATCCCGACGACGACCTGGCGCCCAACCGCCCCGGCGAGGCACTGCTGATCGCCCTCGACCGGGACCCCGGCCCGGCCCACCGGCTGCGCCCCGACCCGCGCCGCCGCGCCCTGACCGCCGAACAGACCGTCGGCGACGCCCTGGACCGCCTGGACGGCGCCGGCTGGCACGCCCTGCACTCCCTCCCGCTGCCCGGCGGCGACCGCCTGCACCACCTGCTGATCGGGCCGGGCGGCCTGTTCTGCGTGCACTCCCTCTACGCCCGCAAGCAGAAGGTCCTGATCGCCGACCCGATGATCACACTGGGCCGGCGTGACCCCCAGCCGCTGCTGCGCCGCCTGCGGGCGGACGCCGACCGGGCCTCGTACGCCCTCACGGCCGAGGTCCGCCCGGTGCTGGCCCTGACCGAACCGGCGGACGTCCGGCTGACCGCCCCGCCGCGCGAGGTCCACATCCTCCGCGACCGGGACCTGGACACCCTGTCCCGCCTGGGCGGGGTCCTCAAGCCGGCGGACGTGGAGGCCCTGCACGCGATGGCGCGGGACCGGAACACCTGGGGGAGGGTGTAG
- a CDS encoding AhpC/TSA family protein, protein MVRRHAEIAQAGIREIVVFHSPAEELRKHVTDLPFAVVADPAKRLYVEFGVESSYRALLSPRAWAPTARAILRSTWAILRGRERPPSRRPLGGRLGLPADFLIAPDGRVLAAKYGEHAYDQWPVDHLLELAAQTSLPSGPRPEKAS, encoded by the coding sequence GTGGTGCGACGACACGCGGAGATCGCTCAAGCGGGAATCCGCGAGATCGTGGTCTTCCACTCGCCCGCAGAGGAACTGCGGAAGCACGTAACCGACCTCCCCTTCGCCGTCGTAGCCGACCCCGCCAAGCGCCTGTACGTCGAGTTCGGGGTGGAGTCGTCGTATCGCGCGTTGCTCAGTCCGCGGGCCTGGGCACCGACCGCCCGGGCCATCCTGCGCAGCACGTGGGCGATCCTCCGCGGACGGGAGCGTCCGCCGTCCCGCAGGCCGCTCGGCGGACGGCTCGGCCTTCCCGCCGACTTCCTGATCGCACCCGACGGCCGCGTCCTCGCCGCCAAGTACGGCGAACACGCCTACGACCAGTGGCCGGTCGACCACCTGCTCGAACTGGCGGCGCAAACGTCACTGCCATCAGGACCTCGTCCCGAAAAGGCATCATGA
- a CDS encoding DoxX family protein: MPGLSAAEGGLLLIRLTFGLLLAGHGAQKLFGIFGGPGLTATGRGFDALGYHPGKVFAVIGGLSELCGGLGLAVGLLTPLAAAAVIGVMINAMVTVSGAHGLWSQNGGVEYSVSICIVALALTAIGPGRFSLDRFFPWGSGGWFPAAAALGLGGIGAAIALSI; this comes from the coding sequence GTGCCCGGCCTGTCCGCCGCGGAGGGCGGACTGCTGCTGATCAGGCTGACCTTCGGACTGCTGCTGGCCGGCCACGGCGCACAGAAGCTGTTCGGCATCTTCGGCGGGCCGGGCCTGACGGCCACCGGCAGAGGCTTCGACGCCCTCGGCTACCACCCGGGCAAGGTCTTCGCCGTGATCGGCGGTCTCTCCGAACTCTGCGGGGGTCTCGGTCTCGCGGTCGGGCTGCTCACGCCGCTGGCGGCCGCGGCCGTCATCGGCGTGATGATCAACGCCATGGTCACCGTGAGCGGTGCCCACGGCCTGTGGAGCCAGAACGGCGGGGTCGAGTACAGCGTCTCCATCTGCATCGTCGCCCTCGCCCTCACCGCCATCGGCCCCGGCCGGTTCTCCCTCGACCGGTTCTTCCCCTGGGGTTCGGGCGGCTGGTTCCCGGCCGCCGCCGCGCTCGGCCTCGGCGGCATCGGTGCCGCGATCGCGCTGAGCATCTGA
- a CDS encoding TetR/AcrR family transcriptional regulator has translation MPRPRSLTPDHLASSALTVLDRDGVAGLSMRAVAKELGMSTMGLYRYVADREELERLVVESVLGTVDTEPPPSDAPWEERIETLVRRLRDVVSAHPAVMPLTITHRHRSRGVLRWSEAVLTVLAETGFDGPQRVVALRALLSYVIGAIQLEHLGPLSGEGTVAISALPPIEFPRLAETAHQAQDVGADQEFFGGLAALMRGLRR, from the coding sequence ATGCCTCGCCCCCGTTCACTCACCCCGGACCATCTCGCCTCGTCCGCTCTCACCGTCCTGGACCGCGATGGTGTCGCCGGCCTGTCGATGCGTGCGGTTGCCAAGGAACTCGGCATGAGCACGATGGGGCTCTATCGCTACGTGGCCGACCGCGAGGAACTCGAACGGCTGGTCGTCGAGTCCGTGCTCGGAACCGTCGACACCGAGCCGCCGCCCTCGGACGCGCCGTGGGAGGAGCGGATCGAGACCCTGGTGCGGCGCCTGCGCGACGTCGTCAGCGCCCATCCCGCCGTCATGCCGCTGACGATCACCCACCGGCACCGGTCTCGCGGGGTGCTGCGCTGGTCGGAGGCCGTACTCACTGTTCTCGCCGAGACGGGCTTCGACGGCCCGCAACGCGTCGTCGCACTGCGGGCCCTCCTGAGCTACGTCATCGGAGCCATCCAGCTCGAGCACCTGGGGCCTCTATCCGGCGAGGGTACGGTCGCCATCTCCGCTCTGCCGCCGATCGAGTTCCCGCGCCTGGCCGAAACCGCACACCAAGCGCAGGACGTCGGCGCCGACCAGGAGTTCTTCGGCGGGCTCGCCGCGCTGATGCGCGGCCTGCGCAGGTGA
- a CDS encoding cytochrome P450: MGGRNEPPRLPEGSFAAWSRDRLGMARRGAEECGDVWQLEPGVYVAAAAEPCEAVLRRAHDFPKAPSPLFPPLKRSSGEPTPEERGYAHAARMRGLRAQAVAARIGEIAPRTARFADQLPTGQDIEILPPVRHALAEIGVHYLFGEDAPTLLPYAFQLFLAREVLVRPSRWVWPRWVPTPGRRFRTRQQAAFTDALRPVVRRRRASGMLGDDMLGQMLRPSPHHGLLPEEAVLDTLPGITVATFETPSRAAGWILLHLALYPQAAGRVAREAALLPADPAATTSAHLGSLRYTQALVNEVLRLYPPSWLLTRRVRRQTQLADYTIDAGSTVLVCPYTAHRDAREFAEPDEFRPERWLDDPGSPAKPGVFLSFGTGPHGCEGAALAMAMLTLLTAQTARCYHLSEPAGPEPGYQVTTLEGLAPVGLRLRATARG; encoded by the coding sequence ATGGGCGGAAGGAACGAGCCGCCGCGGCTGCCCGAGGGGAGTTTCGCGGCCTGGAGTCGCGACCGGCTGGGCATGGCGCGCCGTGGCGCCGAGGAGTGCGGGGACGTCTGGCAGCTGGAGCCGGGTGTCTACGTGGCGGCCGCGGCCGAGCCGTGTGAGGCGGTTCTGCGTCGGGCGCACGACTTTCCCAAGGCCCCCTCGCCCCTCTTCCCGCCGCTGAAGCGGTCGAGCGGAGAACCGACGCCCGAGGAGCGCGGGTACGCTCACGCCGCCCGTATGCGCGGACTGCGTGCGCAGGCGGTCGCGGCCCGGATCGGGGAGATCGCGCCCCGGACCGCTCGGTTTGCCGACCAGTTGCCGACGGGCCAGGACATAGAGATCCTTCCGCCGGTCCGGCACGCCCTGGCGGAGATCGGCGTGCACTATCTCTTCGGCGAGGACGCTCCCACCCTGCTGCCCTACGCCTTCCAGCTCTTCCTCGCGCGGGAGGTGCTCGTACGACCCTCGCGCTGGGTATGGCCGCGCTGGGTTCCCACACCGGGCCGGCGGTTCCGCACCCGGCAGCAGGCCGCCTTCACCGATGCCCTGCGGCCCGTCGTCCGCAGGCGCCGTGCGTCGGGCATGCTCGGTGACGACATGCTGGGCCAGATGCTCCGGCCCTCCCCCCACCACGGCCTGCTGCCGGAGGAGGCCGTCCTCGACACGCTCCCCGGAATCACCGTCGCCACCTTCGAGACCCCGTCCCGGGCGGCCGGCTGGATCCTGCTCCACCTGGCCCTGTACCCGCAGGCGGCGGGCCGCGTCGCGAGGGAGGCGGCTCTGCTGCCCGCGGATCCGGCCGCGACGACCAGCGCCCACCTCGGCAGCCTGCGGTACACCCAGGCGCTGGTGAACGAGGTGCTCCGGCTGTACCCGCCGAGCTGGCTGCTGACCCGGCGCGTCCGGCGCCAGACCCAGCTCGCCGACTACACCATCGACGCCGGGTCCACCGTTCTCGTCTGCCCTTACACCGCCCACCGGGACGCACGCGAATTCGCCGAGCCGGACGAGTTCCGGCCGGAGCGGTGGCTCGACGACCCGGGCTCGCCGGCGAAACCCGGGGTCTTCCTCTCGTTCGGTACCGGGCCGCACGGCTGCGAGGGAGCCGCCCTGGCCATGGCGATGCTGACCCTGCTGACCGCCCAGACCGCCCGCTGCTACCACCTGAGCGAGCCGGCCGGACCGGAGCCCGGCTATCAGGTCACCACCCTCGAAGGTCTCGCACCTGTCGGTCTGCGCCTGCGCGCCACCGCGCGCGGCTGA
- a CDS encoding GNAT family N-acetyltransferase, giving the protein MASSWTGERVRLRAVEPDDWTAFMRFADDDGRRASRLDLPRSAEKHRVRAKEQAVAESDDDRFLLAVEATATGELVGTVGSHRTGPRSGWFECDVAIGADHRRRGYAAEALVLLLRFMFAERRYHKCLAAIFDHNEASLALFRGLGFTEEGRLREHVFLAGRHHDLVMMGMLADEFDQRHPTNRA; this is encoded by the coding sequence ATGGCATCGTCCTGGACCGGTGAGCGGGTCCGCCTGCGCGCCGTCGAGCCCGACGACTGGACCGCGTTCATGCGCTTCGCCGACGATGACGGGCGGCGAGCGAGCCGGCTGGATCTGCCCCGGTCGGCCGAGAAACACCGTGTCCGGGCGAAGGAGCAAGCCGTAGCCGAGAGCGATGACGACCGCTTCCTCCTCGCGGTCGAGGCGACGGCCACGGGTGAGCTGGTCGGCACGGTCGGATCGCATCGGACCGGCCCTCGTTCCGGCTGGTTCGAATGCGACGTCGCGATCGGCGCCGATCACCGGCGCCGGGGCTACGCGGCAGAAGCCCTGGTGCTGCTGCTGCGCTTCATGTTCGCCGAGCGGCGCTATCACAAATGCCTGGCAGCGATCTTCGACCACAACGAGGCCTCGCTGGCACTCTTCCGCGGGCTCGGCTTCACCGAGGAGGGCCGCTTGCGCGAGCACGTCTTCCTCGCAGGCCGGCACCACGACCTCGTCATGATGGGCATGCTCGCCGACGAGTTCGACCAGCGGCACCCGACGAACCGGGCATGA
- a CDS encoding SigE family RNA polymerase sigma factor has product MKRRYEEEFMAFAAARSAPLFRSACVLTSGDVHLAEDLVQDTLGRMYANWRRIAQVDDPAAYTHTVLVRTYLSYRRRRSSSEQPSGTLPDSGAVTEYDATLRVTLLDALGRLSARDRAVLLLRYWEDRSVEQTAAILQVRPGAVRNQSMRALARIRDLLGHDLMELVSP; this is encoded by the coding sequence ATGAAGCGCCGGTACGAAGAGGAATTCATGGCGTTCGCCGCTGCGCGATCCGCGCCTCTGTTCCGCTCTGCGTGTGTGCTCACCAGCGGTGATGTGCACCTCGCGGAGGATCTGGTGCAGGACACGCTGGGCCGGATGTATGCCAACTGGCGCAGGATCGCGCAGGTGGACGACCCGGCGGCCTACACCCACACCGTCCTCGTACGGACCTACCTGTCCTACCGCCGTCGGCGCAGCAGCTCTGAGCAGCCCTCCGGCACCCTGCCGGACTCCGGCGCCGTCACCGAGTACGACGCCACGCTGCGGGTCACCTTGCTCGACGCTCTCGGCCGACTCTCCGCCCGGGACCGGGCCGTGTTGCTCCTGCGCTACTGGGAGGACCGCAGCGTCGAGCAGACCGCCGCGATCCTTCAGGTCCGGCCGGGCGCGGTACGCAATCAAAGCATGCGCGCGCTCGCCCGGATCCGGGACCTTCTGGGCCACGACCTGATGGAGCTCGTCAGCCCCTGA
- a CDS encoding GNAT family N-acetyltransferase — MFEGKLVRLRSLRFEDAEHHLRWRNDPEVVRWATAGDPCFGPVTAEALGLGFETMLRLNPRESAVFTVEDLMGGSVIGMADYRDLDPYVGVATLGVTIGEREFWGRGHGSDALRLLVDHLFGAYGLSRLELDTWSGNERAVRAFTRLGFREEGRRRSAVLLDGKRYDSVLFGMLREEWANPA, encoded by the coding sequence ATGTTCGAAGGCAAGTTGGTAAGGCTGCGTTCGCTGCGCTTCGAAGATGCGGAGCATCATCTTCGGTGGCGCAACGATCCGGAAGTGGTGCGCTGGGCCACGGCCGGCGATCCGTGTTTCGGCCCGGTCACGGCGGAGGCGCTCGGTCTCGGCTTCGAGACCATGCTGCGTCTGAATCCGAGGGAGTCGGCCGTGTTCACGGTCGAGGACCTGATGGGCGGAAGCGTGATCGGCATGGCCGATTACCGGGACTTGGACCCGTACGTCGGGGTGGCCACGCTGGGAGTGACCATCGGCGAGCGGGAGTTCTGGGGCCGTGGCCACGGCAGTGACGCGCTGCGGCTGCTCGTGGACCACCTGTTCGGCGCGTATGGCCTGAGCCGGCTGGAGCTGGATACCTGGAGCGGCAACGAGCGCGCCGTACGCGCCTTCACCAGGTTGGGTTTCCGTGAGGAGGGCCGCCGCCGGTCGGCCGTGCTGCTGGACGGGAAGCGCTACGACAGCGTGCTCTTCGGGATGCTCCGCGAGGAATGGGCGAACCCCGCATGA
- a CDS encoding SMI1/KNR4 family protein gives MRWFADAWMGRPVEPEDGCTADELAAVEADLGFELPAALREGYALIGRRDDLTRQQDPLVRPAGLYVDDAQGGVLVFRRENQDCAFWGIPLSQVDQDDPPVVVESHQGWIPFLDRMSLVWVELVLSESLFAVDSLYDACELPDALMPGLHARYARVGLPDHPMWASDNDSPVRWYAAPGRLVRRDGLQDQSWLHARGRTFSDLETIREELPGPWVG, from the coding sequence GTGCGCTGGTTCGCCGACGCGTGGATGGGCCGTCCGGTGGAGCCGGAAGATGGCTGCACCGCCGACGAGCTGGCGGCAGTGGAGGCCGATCTGGGCTTCGAGCTGCCGGCTGCTTTGCGTGAGGGGTATGCGCTCATCGGCCGCCGGGACGACCTGACCCGGCAGCAGGACCCACTGGTCAGACCGGCTGGCCTCTATGTCGATGACGCCCAGGGTGGCGTCCTGGTCTTCCGTCGGGAGAATCAGGACTGCGCCTTCTGGGGAATCCCCCTGAGCCAGGTCGACCAGGACGATCCCCCGGTGGTGGTGGAATCACATCAGGGCTGGATTCCCTTTCTCGATCGAATGTCTCTGGTCTGGGTCGAGCTGGTGCTGAGCGAGTCACTCTTCGCCGTAGACAGCCTCTATGACGCCTGCGAGCTGCCCGACGCACTGATGCCGGGTCTCCACGCCAGGTATGCCCGAGTCGGCCTGCCTGACCATCCCATGTGGGCGAGCGACAACGACTCACCCGTCCGCTGGTACGCAGCTCCCGGCCGGCTGGTCCGCCGGGACGGCCTACAGGACCAGTCCTGGCTCCACGCGCGCGGGCGCACGTTTTCCGATCTTGAGACCATCCGTGAAGAGCTTCCAGGCCCCTGGGTCGGCTGA
- a CDS encoding ATP-binding protein, which translates to MCCALAALLSVLVHVSVTDQTVTQARDQALDRLTEATGAYEAGDALPRGARLDPRGLPAQLRALALSGDRGTMVARDDGRPTMWAAGPADQHRALAVAVDYSQQARTIAGLDSSILWSSALAIGATLLVGAFAVTRVTRRLHGTAQVARRISAGDLDARVHDPRTRDPSRPQDEVAAVAAALDGMAASLQGKLLSEQRFTADVAHELRTPLTGLHAAAELLPPGRPTELVRDRVAALRTLTEDLLEISRLDAGRERLETDAEALGALAERVVRASGTETEVKVVRDVWVETDRRRLERVLGNLVANAHRHGRGPVVLTVEGNEVTVRDHGDGYPEYLVAHGPQRFRTEGGAKGHGLGLTIAVGQAEVLGARLCFANAIDGGALATLTLP; encoded by the coding sequence ATGTGCTGTGCGCTGGCCGCGCTGCTCAGCGTCCTGGTGCACGTGTCGGTCACCGACCAGACCGTCACCCAGGCCCGCGACCAGGCCCTTGACCGGCTCACGGAGGCGACGGGCGCGTACGAGGCGGGGGACGCGCTGCCGCGGGGCGCCCGCCTCGACCCGCGGGGGCTGCCCGCGCAGCTGCGGGCGCTGGCGCTGTCCGGGGACCGCGGCACGATGGTCGCCCGGGACGACGGACGCCCCACCATGTGGGCGGCGGGCCCGGCCGATCAGCACCGGGCGCTGGCGGTGGCCGTCGACTACTCCCAGCAGGCCCGCACCATCGCCGGCCTGGACAGCTCCATCCTCTGGTCGTCGGCGCTGGCCATCGGGGCGACGCTGCTGGTCGGCGCGTTCGCGGTGACCCGGGTGACCCGGCGGCTGCACGGCACCGCGCAGGTGGCCCGGCGGATCAGCGCCGGGGACCTGGACGCCCGTGTGCACGACCCCCGTACCAGGGACCCGAGCCGCCCGCAGGACGAGGTGGCCGCGGTCGCCGCCGCGCTGGACGGCATGGCCGCGTCGCTGCAGGGCAAGCTGCTGAGCGAGCAGCGGTTCACGGCCGACGTGGCGCACGAGCTGCGGACGCCGCTGACGGGGCTGCACGCGGCGGCGGAACTGCTGCCGCCGGGGCGGCCGACGGAACTGGTACGGGACCGGGTGGCGGCGCTGCGCACGCTCACCGAGGACCTCCTTGAGATCTCCCGCCTCGACGCGGGGCGGGAGCGGCTGGAGACCGACGCCGAGGCGCTGGGCGCGCTGGCCGAGCGGGTGGTGCGGGCGTCCGGGACGGAGACCGAGGTGAAGGTCGTGCGGGACGTGTGGGTGGAGACCGACCGGCGGCGGCTGGAGCGCGTGCTGGGGAACCTCGTCGCCAACGCGCACCGGCACGGGCGGGGGCCCGTGGTGCTGACGGTGGAGGGCAACGAGGTCACCGTGCGGGATCACGGCGACGGCTATCCCGAGTACCTGGTGGCCCACGGCCCGCAGCGGTTCCGGACGGAGGGCGGGGCGAAGGGCCACGGGCTGGGGCTGACGATCGCGGTGGGGCAGGCGGAGGTGTTGGGGGCGCGGTTGTGTTTCGCGAACGCGATCGACGGCGGGGCGTTGGCGACGTTGACGCTGCCGTAG